CCATTTACGCGTGTTTGAAGCGTACGCctctaataatttttaaaaaaaggtactctttctctctctctctctctccgcATCCGAAATGCAGAGTTGAGGAATTTATGTTAgggacacttttttttttggattagaAAGAGGCATCCGACAATAGCCAAGCTGGAAGATATTATGTCCTGTTTGGTAGTTCAAGATATACTCCCACGATCGTTAACTGTCATTCCACTTATTTAGGCATTAATTTAATGCTTCGAAAACGACACCCACGTTGTCCAGATGCCATTCCCTCTCTACTTACCAAATCTAAACTCAAAGATCTGATGTCAGTTAATCATAATTGCTCAAATGATTGGTTTATGATATTGGTTAAATCTGTTTATCAAGTTGTCTCAATTTTGAACTAAGTCTTCTCTTAGCtgtctaattttaattagtagaaaATACTCCACTTAGCTAAGAGTATAAATATGTCGCCTTGATTCATTTTCTATagcaagaaaacaaaagacaCAAGGCTTAATTCTGATTGAGTATATATGGAAACTGTGGGAGCAATCTGTGAAGGGGAATGGAACTCTAGCTTTAGCGGGATCTGCTCAGACGAGGCGGACTTCATGGCGCAGCTGCTCGGGAACTGCTCTGTCCCGAGTGCTGCTTTCTGGGCTGCAAATGACGGAGATTTTGCTGCCAAGGACACCAATGCCACCACCATCTTTTCCTTTTCACTTGGAAATAATAACAGCATCACTTTGAGTTACCCTTATGTGAGCAACAACACCTCTTTGATGGCAATGGACTACTCTGTGCTTGATGCCAAGAACAGTGTTTTGGAAGGCGATTGCTTCCTAAACGACGGAAGCTCAGAGGACAAACTGCCCGGAGAAGTTCTTCAAGAATCATCACATATCACCACCCATTCTCATCATATATCCAAGAAAAGGCCTCAAATCCCTACAGGAGTAAGTAGACTAACTAggtctctttctctctctcttttaatttcttgcaGTGAATTAATATCTTGTAATTGCAATGCAGTGTCAAAGAAACAAGAGGCTCAAGAAATGTGCTAAGGCTGAAGATGAAAATGACACCAACAATACTACTAGCACTAATCTGGTGCTTCACAGACAGAGCTCATCGAGTGGCTGCTGCTCAGAGGACGAATCAAATGCTTCCAAGTCGAGCTCGAGCTCGAGGAGAAGTGGAGCTCAGGACATGAAGGGAAAGGCTAGAGCGAGTAGGGGATCGGCTACTGATCCACAGAGCTTATATGCAAGGGTAAATTTCAATCTTTGCATGACCaccattttcatctttttgaCCATTTGTTGTTTCTCACTCTTTTACACAATCTTAtagaaaagaagagagagaatcaATGAGAGATTGAGAATCCTGCAGAACTTAGTGCCAAATGGAACTAAGGTGAGCATAGCTCAGAAAAGAATTGACTGCATTGAATGATGTTTGATGATTTATACATGTTCCTAAGTAGACAACCTTTGTTATCACAGGTTGATATTAGTACAATGCTTGAAGAGGCTGTCCAATATGTCAAATTCTTGCAGCTGCAGATtaaggtaaaaaaaatactagtattggttaattaatgttttggtTTTGGGATTAGCCAATCTTGACACTGAGCACCATTTGTATTGTTGATATATGCAGCTATTGAGCTCAGATGATCTATGGATGTATTCTCCTATTGCCTACAATGGAATGGATTTAGGACTTGACTTGAAGATTCCCTCTCCAAAACCACAATCATGATGCAGATTGCAGATGATGATGACAAAGAGCTTTTCTGTGAATAAATACCACATCATAGACCTAATGGAAGCCATTTCTGCAATggattcttgattttattttattttattttttggaatacaTGTACACTAAAATATAACCGAGGCAAAGACAACATCTTCTCATTGATGAGGACTGATAAACCATTATTTTTTAGGTTCTCTTATATAAAGTTCACTATTCTCATGGAATAAGCCATGAAGGATGAGTAATATTCAAATCATAAGAGTTTCTGTGTATTTCTTTTGTTGGAGGGAGAGTGTCTCAAGGCATTGTTTTAGCAATCAAACGCTCTAGTTTTTAATGTTTGATATACTAAATactaataagaaattaattataaattttcagcTAGCTAGTAATAAGTAATCACAATAACCAATACTATTTGACTAGAGTCGAAATATCAGCATTCTTAACGCATTCAAATAATTGTTTCAATCATCATTCATCCTAAATCTCCATTTACATACCctcaaaaaaatcatttataaaAGTTCCATAAAACACCCTAGTTTTTCAccacatttaattaatacaaaattcacTTTTGTGATAACAAGGGTATCTCTCCTTACATCAAGAAAAAGGCAATCGGCATTTTGATGCATTATCTATTCTACGCAAACTGCTATCTgctaaaatgtactccctccgtagtccgttccatagtaatagagtcattttgtcattttggtacgttccatagtaatagagtcatttctctttttagtaaaagtcaacacatttttccacacctactttactctctcttacctacttttttcattttctacattattctctctttacttaaactcacctaacacaatttttcttaatctacgTGACGAAAaaaaacgcctccattactatggaacggagggagtacacaGTTAAAACCTATCACCTTTCAAATACATTTGAGGGTCGATTTCATTGACCCAACAAAgttttactaatatatttaactCTTATCTTCACAACCTCGTTAGAGCCCCCTACATCACCCTTGCATGCCAACACATATTTGCCATCTTCAAGCATGTTCTTCGTTTACATGATTTACGACTCCGTTTTGGCTGTCTAGGGGCATGTATTGTGCCATTATAGCCCGTATCTCCGAGTCCATATACGGCTGAGAAACATTCATGCTAAGAGACTTTAAAGTAGCCTAACTAGGAAACAACATGTTCTCACTGAGTAATATCGTGGATCCATGAATGATATGAAACAAGGTTAAATCATGACATACTAGATGTTTAGAATACATACCCTCAACCTATATCTGTACAGCAGATATGCTCCACAGGTAGCCATAGCCAATCCGAGAAAAATGACCCAAACAGCAGTCCAGGCAGACCTGACCTCGGTAGCCCTCTTACCTGCACAAGAAGCATATCAGaataaaaatggaagaatCAAAGTGAACCAGTGATTCACAAAAAGAATGAACATGAACTGACTTATGCAGGTATCATGGTCCCTGATGTACAACAGGTCTGCACTACATGAGCACTCATAATTGCCCCATGTATTCTTGCAACTGCATTCAGGGCACTGACATGCCTTTTTTTCGCTACATTAATCAACATCTGTATGCAGAAAAGAAACCTTTAAATCCTGGAGGGCATGTGCATTTCCCATCATCATTATCCTGTTAAAAAGGAAtgccaaaaattttatatcggaccaaataattaattttggaaataataacTAAACATCATAAGAAAGTAAGAAACCAACCACACAAGCAGAGAAAGTGATCCCATTTTTGGTGTCGTGCCAGCATCCACCATTAGTGATTTTGCAGCGCCCAGGTCCACTTGCTGCATTAAATATGGGAAAAAATTATGACAACTAGACAATTATCTCCAAACAGCTTAAGATATTTTTGCAAGGAAATAAGAGTTTTGTCTCCTAATTCTAGCggataaataaagatttgaaGTGGTCTACCAAATATAATTCCTACAAACAAGAACTATggttaaaaaatatacagaaCTAATTGTTCTATTTTTGCACTAGCCCATTGATTTACAAGATGATGTGAGTGAGCATCTAGGAGAGAATTATATGCCTTCAACACTAGTATCAGAATCCACATGGAAAGCACTGtcataatttatgattttaataaaaaattagaagtaCTGGCATGCAGTTCTATGTGGCTTTAAATATGGGACAAAACCTCCACTTTTCACCCTTCATGTTAGTTGCTGAAATTTTGTCCACATATTACCGAGTATGTTACTATGTAAGGTTGAAAGAAACAATCATTGGTGAGGTTGCATATATCATCATATTATGGAAGCCATGCGCCTACTCCAGTTCATGATAATAATGTGAATAACTACACAACCAAGACCCCTCACAGCAATGTTGACACATGATTCATTTGATTAGCACTTCACATATAATTCCGTGATGTATTACAAAGTTTGTGCGATCTTGTTTAAATGCATGGCACAAAAAACTAGATCCAAGCGATCAAAAGATGCTtgtgtatatttatttctaaaatgaaaaatgaccGCATAAGATAAACTTTATACATGCTTACATTGCTTACTACTCtcaattgttaaaaaaaaaacaactttcAAACACCGGTTTTATGTCGTTAGAGGCATTACAGCTATAAAGAAATAATGAGGATCATAAAAACAACCAGCTTCTTCCAGTTTACTTACCAACGCAAGAGCTATAACCATCTCCCTTAAACTGCACGCCATTAACTACTGGGCATTCACACACTCTTCCTCTAAATGTATCCTGGATGTGCGTAGAATAGATGTTAGAAATTAGCAACCTCTgcaatgataaaaataattttggtcAAGCACCTTGCAAGCAGTAATATTGTTTGGTTTGTCTTCCCAACAGCCACCATTGTTATCCAAGCACTCATTTGTTTCTACATCTGCAGTTACCAGATCAATTAATCCAAGTTGTAGATGTGAATGGACGCTTTCATTATGGCACGATTTACTCTCAAAATATCTTACCACCACTTAAACAAACAGATGGCTCTGTTGTTTCCTCAAAACCAGCACATAAAGCCTTCAATACTGCCCCTTTCTCCAATTTTCCTGTACAGCAGGCACATTagataattataatatgaGAGGTAATTATATTAAGCAGTGAGCATACCCCGATATTGCCGATTATTCACCACAAGGGTAGGCAATATGGTTACGTCACCGCGTGAGCCTTTGCCAACCTGCAGGACTTGTACTTCTCAGAAATTTTACACAATCATCTTCAAGACAAAAAGGTGGTGCAAACAAaatttctgttttacttcaaAACTGTTTCCAAACTTTGTTGTAATACTAACCTGAGCATCCTGCTCTTCCTTCAGAACCTGATTGTCCGAATCAGCCTCAGGATCACCCatgcatttttcaatttttttcagatCAAGCCCTGATTTGCAAGAAACATCAGTACATGAGTATTCCACAACAAAGGCATGTGTGTTAATGAGAAAGACATAAGCAACCACCTAATGATTTGATGACACCCTCAGCACATTCCTTATTgtatttcttctctttcatggGGCATCTAATTTGGAAATCTGTAACATAATCCCACCATATCCAAGGCTTTTTAGTTTCATTGGCTACCCTGAACACACATAGCTGCCTCAAGTTTTCAATGACAACGTCTTTTCCCTCGTAACCTGTGCTGAAATCTTGCTCAGGGTCTGGAGCACAATATCTTCCATGGTTTATGCATTGAGACCTGCACTGCTTGCTAATGGTAAATGCCTGAGGGCAATACCATGTGATATAATGTGGCGTGAATTGAGTATAACCAGACTTCTCGAGAATCTGAGCTGCACCCTTAAAATCCTTCACAAACTCCATCAGCATATCACATTTGAATCCACACTCACCGTTGCTATTAGTCCACAGTTCATATTCAACCCGATCATCGGGATGGGGAACAGCTTCTCTCCAATCAAGATTCACATTTACCATGCCACCTTTATTGATCGCCTCCTTCAATTTTTCGCCAAAACTTTTGTCGATCAATGCAGATGGAATTGTTATGTTTGTCATATATTTTTCAGCTTTAGAACTTTCTTCAGGCGAGTCCATTGTGATCAATGCTTCATCAATGTAATCAGCCACTAAAACTGCCGCAGCACCAGCATTTTGGGCATTCCAAACCTTTAAAGCAAAAAATACAATCTGCAGCGGACATGAAGCATAATAAATAACAGTAGAATTGAGTCCATCCCAGAAAAATGATGAGAAATTATGCTTTTAGCCCACCAACCAGACaatgtaaaaacaaaattccaaatacGTCCTAGAAATCAAATGAATAACATGATATGTCAACTAACTAAATAACCATCCTAAGAAAAGAACTGTCAAAATCAGattgatataaaaatcaatagaatAAGCCGAAAGGGAATCGTTCAAAACTAGGGATACTGCCTATAAATAACAGGCTTCAAAGCAAAATTAGAAACCAAGTAAGCTAACAAAAGAAGACATCTCACTATCTCGCAAAAACAACACCATCAAATTAGGCCTCTTTATCATCGTCGTCAAAAGCCCCCTTTGACTACTGGAGATGCCAGTCACACCTGAACATTAGGTAAAGAAAGGACCGTACCTCCGCGATCGAGAAGAACAAAATTAGGCATCGCTCCAGGTTTAGCCTtgaaagaaatcccaaaatcGTCACATCCTTTCTGATTATCCTTCGGATACACCACAGCTCCGGCCATGCTTCCACCGTATTGTGGAATCCCGAAATTACCGATGGCGCTATCGTGATTACCCTTTATGCTATCTGGCGACATGACCTTCAAACTGTTCTTCTCCACCACGAAACGACCCACCACTGATTCCGTGAAAATCAGCAACGCGACTCCAAGCAAGAGTGCGGCTTTTAGTCCCCGAGAACACCCCATTTGATCGGATTTGCAGAATAATCAATGAAATTGGAGATCAGCTGAATTCTCCAGATATTTTGGGGTGTTTTTCTAGCTTTGTAGGACTTGTGTGTGTTAAATATTGACCGGGAGACTCCAAGAAGAAGGTTGAAAAATCTTGAAGAATGACAGTGAGTTGAGAGTAGCAGTTGTGactatttttacttttttagtgATCAAATTCGTCATTTTGCTGCTTTTACTATTGTTGTTTGAGAATGAGGCGTGAACGTGTAAATTAGATTAAGAAAccatactttattaattaggTTTGGTTTAGTTTGagaattataatattagtaaattcAACCTAATAAATTGTCGGTTAGTCGTAGTAGTAGATGGAAAGCGATAAATGCATACGCCCAAAGAGCATACATATGTTATGTAGAGGTGTATTAGAAAccaacatttttaaaataaagaatttaatAACAATATGATAAGGGCccatttgataagttagtaatgcATAGATATAGATACTTATATGAATATTTCTAAGcgtttgatatcatagttaacCTACTAGGTCAGCCTGTGGTTTTCTCTATGGCCCATCCGAGCCCGcaaatttttccttaaaatacAAAGATATGTATCTCACAAATTTGGTCGGATAGTATTTCTAcctcatttattatgatttataaacaaaatctagataatttcttgtctaccaaacaacaacgaaaaaaCCTTCATCCGAGCTTATCTTGACACGAAGCCCgcatttcttttcttatttaacaaattttgttatatcTCATCTTTCTTATCAAACGGGCCCTAATTATAGAATTATACTCTGATGATATCAATAACATTAAATCGTGGCCATCAAATTTCCGATCCTGAGAATTATAATGAGCTTACTTATGTACCATAGGGTCAATTTTACATTCATATGATGTGCGCATTTTCTCTTCCCTATTCTTATGCCTTTTTCTACAAAATGCATGAGCTCATTGTGCgaaaaaaactactccactACTTAATTTACATAGTTATTGATAATATGTACATACAATTATGCTACTTAAAATATACACCTATCTTCACTATAGTTTTTACATATGTATATGctactatattttatgtataaatttaagatttggaacttatatattactactatgttttataaattttacatccaacacaaattcaaaaatttatcatcattcattcatttattaaaatatagaacCAAGTGTCCAGGCCACCATTCAGTCATTCACcacccaaaaaataaaattaaccatgtaaaatatcaaaataatcaaaagtcCAAAGacttcaaattgaaaaaacgACCAACACAATATCATCAATCACCATCTATATCGATTATGAATAACTGTTGGTGTCTTTTAAGTGATTTATCCAATGATGGCTAAAAGGAGTACCAAATCGATAGACATGAAcaaaaaaagtttgaattgaataaatattactactagtattcaatattatttaaactttaaatcatggataaatttttgaaagagCACTGTGTAAACATGCTACTCCAATATTTGATAGtcaatattattcaatttaacattaaaaacGAGTGGCTCTTTATCTGTTCCATATAACATTACTTATTTCTTTgggtattaattttaataagagttAAAGTATGCTAAGATAAATGGCAGATGCCACGCTTAGTTTTTATATAAACATTTTAGaatgataaa
The genomic region above belongs to Salvia hispanica cultivar TCC Black 2014 chromosome 3, UniMelb_Shisp_WGS_1.0, whole genome shotgun sequence and contains:
- the LOC125216837 gene encoding transcription factor bHLH84-like, with translation METVGAICEGEWNSSFSGICSDEADFMAQLLGNCSVPSAAFWAANDGDFAAKDTNATTIFSFSLGNNNSITLSYPYVSNNTSLMAMDYSVLDAKNSVLEGDCFLNDGSSEDKLPGEVLQESSHITTHSHHISKKRPQIPTGCQRNKRLKKCAKAEDENDTNNTTSTNLVLHRQSSSSGCCSEDESNASKSSSSSRRSGAQDMKGKARASRGSATDPQSLYARKRRERINERLRILQNLVPNGTKVDISTMLEEAVQYVKFLQLQIKLLSSDDLWMYSPIAYNGMDLGLDLKIPSPKPQS